One genomic region from Streptomyces sp. Li-HN-5-11 encodes:
- a CDS encoding DUF6177 family protein — translation MTKDVIALTDRMPDAWSVLAGLLAGGPDLQVQSAAEGAVIQLCDTEGRPLVSIEVPLLLHVPGEAQRLLGATGADNKQRWWTEARASTAVPEAERLAGAFAARLTTLLGGHIWPPDAPGADDAAHPVDTSGITAVPTPTPAAAQPAVDVLTDKVAVVLQDRPVIGMTSWLSEALRATLESERALQIVTPSHCRLSLPTSAVLTGPPTRWVIQDPDCGYYDGLTGAVLCWRDGAFQAAKNADGETPVAPAFADVTRTGERQLLLSFRTVHQPSAHLVLGGALEAAWQALAGELPTGWGTAEPANLPWSRRRLTDLAYERAPQSTWTVVVGSADRPALATLRVLRTPDGVEEDVTLGVGFRDGEKPPVSAVADLAVELTARHGLRTLLAHLREARADLTVPPHFQRPPVPFGFALGPAEVAEAGTGVAARPPLPAAPVRLGTAARPGYYYPLGDGESAEGWTAFETLLRHLRGAP, via the coding sequence ATGACCAAAGACGTGATCGCACTGACCGACCGCATGCCGGACGCCTGGAGCGTCCTGGCCGGGCTCCTCGCCGGCGGTCCCGACCTCCAGGTCCAGTCCGCCGCCGAAGGAGCGGTCATCCAGCTCTGCGACACGGAGGGCCGCCCCCTCGTCTCGATCGAGGTTCCGCTGCTGCTCCACGTGCCGGGGGAGGCACAGCGGCTGCTCGGCGCCACGGGTGCCGACAACAAGCAGAGGTGGTGGACCGAAGCCCGCGCCTCCACCGCGGTGCCCGAGGCCGAACGGCTCGCAGGAGCCTTCGCTGCGCGCCTCACGACCCTGCTCGGCGGCCACATCTGGCCGCCCGACGCGCCCGGCGCCGACGACGCGGCCCACCCCGTCGACACCTCCGGAATCACGGCCGTCCCCACCCCCACCCCCGCCGCCGCACAGCCCGCCGTCGACGTGCTCACCGACAAGGTCGCCGTGGTCCTCCAGGACCGGCCCGTCATCGGCATGACCAGCTGGCTCTCCGAGGCCCTGCGCGCCACGCTCGAGAGCGAACGCGCCCTCCAGATCGTCACACCGAGCCACTGCCGGCTCTCCCTCCCCACCAGCGCTGTTCTCACCGGCCCGCCCACTCGCTGGGTCATCCAGGACCCCGACTGCGGCTACTACGACGGCCTCACCGGCGCCGTCCTGTGCTGGCGGGACGGCGCCTTCCAGGCCGCCAAGAACGCCGACGGCGAGACACCGGTCGCCCCCGCCTTCGCGGACGTCACCCGCACCGGTGAGCGACAGCTCCTCCTCAGCTTCCGCACGGTCCACCAGCCCAGCGCCCACCTGGTCCTCGGCGGCGCCCTGGAGGCCGCCTGGCAGGCCCTCGCAGGCGAACTCCCCACAGGCTGGGGCACCGCCGAACCGGCCAACCTGCCGTGGTCGCGACGCCGCCTCACCGATCTGGCGTACGAGCGCGCCCCCCAGTCGACCTGGACCGTCGTCGTCGGCTCGGCCGACCGGCCCGCCCTCGCCACCCTGCGCGTACTGCGCACGCCGGACGGAGTCGAGGAAGACGTCACCCTCGGCGTCGGCTTCCGCGACGGCGAGAAGCCGCCAGTGTCCGCCGTCGCGGACCTGGCCGTGGAACTCACCGCGCGGCACGGCCTGCGCACCCTCCTCGCGCACCTGCGCGAGGCCCGAGCGGACCTCACCGTGCCGCCGCACTTCCAACGGCCACCCGTACCGTTCGGCTTCGCCCTGGGCCCCGCCGAAGTCGCCGAGGCGGGCACCGGCGTCGCCGCCCGCCCCCCGCTTCCTGCCGCCCCGGTACGGCTCGGCACCGCGGCCAGGCCGGGCTACTACTACCCACTGGGGGACGGCGAGTCGGCAGAGGGCTGGACCGCCTTCGAGACACTGCTGCGACACCTGCGCGGCGCCCCGTAA